In Candidatus Bathyarchaeia archaeon, a genomic segment contains:
- a CDS encoding ABC transporter permease — protein sequence MTSLLDLAPLGAIFKKQVRHLMRYPGEFVFVLIIPYFLTAMVFAMGTAAGGSGAVSNFSAQTGSTLNPFVYLIIGAGVWMISWMVLEGIGTSLRDEQIKGTLEQNFLAPINRFLLLVGTALAQIVITTILFVTVIATTVLVLAPGSAVGLIWAFGILMVGLIPLFGIGFVFAALVVRFKEPYAFTQAANVLFAVVTGTFYSVAVLPVWVQVISFGIPQTFVIQDMRLVVESVNSLFGAAGTILVLLTMAVIYPFLGYSFFKLFEKRAKIHGDLSKF from the coding sequence GTGACTAGCCTGCTCGATCTCGCCCCCTTGGGCGCGATATTCAAGAAACAGGTGCGCCACCTCATGCGCTACCCTGGCGAGTTCGTCTTCGTTCTCATCATTCCATATTTCCTCACTGCGATGGTTTTCGCAATGGGGACCGCAGCCGGCGGATCAGGCGCGGTTTCAAACTTCTCAGCCCAAACGGGGTCCACCCTCAACCCGTTCGTCTATCTGATCATTGGGGCTGGGGTTTGGATGATCTCGTGGATGGTCTTGGAAGGAATAGGAACTTCCTTGCGAGACGAGCAGATTAAGGGAACACTGGAACAGAATTTCCTCGCACCGATCAATCGGTTTCTACTGCTAGTCGGAACGGCACTCGCACAGATCGTAATAACGACGATACTCTTCGTCACAGTTATCGCTACCACTGTTCTAGTGCTTGCGCCTGGAAGCGCTGTTGGGCTCATCTGGGCCTTCGGGATCCTTATGGTAGGCCTCATTCCACTTTTCGGAATAGGCTTTGTCTTCGCGGCCCTGGTGGTCAGGTTCAAGGAGCCATACGCGTTCACCCAGGCTGCGAACGTGCTATTTGCAGTCGTGACGGGAACATTCTACAGCGTAGCTGTCCTCCCCGTCTGGGTCCAAGTCATTTCATTTGGAATCCCGCAGACCTTTGTGATACAAGACATGAGACTCGTCGTGGAGTCTGTGAACAGCCTTTTCGGAGCCGCGGGTACAATATTGGTGCTTTTGACGATGGCCGTCATCTACCCGTTTCTGGGGTATTCTTTCTTCAAACTCTTTGAGAAGAGGGCTAAGATTCATGGCGACCTTTCCAAGTTCTAG
- a CDS encoding ABC transporter permease, whose product MATFPSSSALGRLLAEMRAAFVKDIRVYFRYPSLILSEFITLPAWFVLFAVGVAANFVRKGNVTSTLGAPSTFSFFYWGFVFLIVFSTSIWGIGQYIRTEQLQGTIEQLFVAPISRVSIIFGRFARTFFTDLAIIAYTALLIGGLGHQQVSIGNPLLFVLTFAILYLGVLGFGLVFAGITFRIKSFNILSNLTQFLVIGLCGVFFPLEVLGPVKVVSFAIPFTYFADLLRYAASGSITIIDPALEVLVAVVLSVGLFTVGLFVFKATEKYAQTRGLIGTH is encoded by the coding sequence ATGGCGACCTTTCCAAGTTCTAGTGCACTGGGTCGGCTTTTAGCCGAGATGAGGGCAGCCTTCGTCAAGGATATTCGAGTCTACTTCCGGTATCCGTCTCTTATTCTAAGTGAGTTCATCACGTTGCCTGCCTGGTTTGTCCTTTTTGCGGTTGGAGTGGCAGCCAACTTTGTTCGTAAGGGAAATGTGACAAGTACCCTAGGAGCCCCTTCAACTTTCAGCTTCTTCTACTGGGGGTTTGTCTTCCTCATCGTATTTAGTACCAGCATATGGGGAATTGGACAGTACATCAGAACTGAACAGCTCCAGGGAACTATAGAGCAATTGTTTGTTGCTCCCATTAGCAGAGTCAGCATCATCTTTGGAAGATTTGCCCGCACCTTCTTCACTGACTTGGCGATAATCGCCTATACGGCACTGTTGATCGGAGGGCTGGGTCACCAGCAAGTTTCAATCGGGAATCCTCTCTTGTTTGTCCTCACTTTCGCCATACTATATCTTGGGGTCCTGGGCTTCGGCCTCGTATTTGCTGGTATAACATTCAGAATAAAGTCGTTCAACATTCTGTCAAACCTGACTCAGTTCTTGGTGATCGGGCTATGCGGCGTTTTCTTTCCTTTGGAAGTCCTTGGACCGGTTAAGGTGGTCTCTTTCGCGATCCCGTTCACATATTTTGCGGATTTGCTGAGGTATGCAGCCTCAGGCTCGATAACAATAATCGATCCTGCCTTGGAGGTTTTGGTTGCCGTAGTCCTTAGTGTTGGACTGTTTACTGTGGGCCTATTTGTGTTCAAGGCGACGGAGAAGTACGCGCAGACCCGGGGTTTGATTGGGACCCACTAG
- a CDS encoding HAD family hydrolase, which yields MRGAIFDWDGTLAQIDDREFYCINQTLTMHHSKPIDREFLVKNYYQRAYEIGTGPRMVLETALSRESGTRIDEAYETYRQLFRDSVDKARLQNGALELLSSLRARGSKLGIATMRFTRSTVAEELGLLKVAPLVDVLFTREDLGPARGLESLEEVVDKRKQLVMRALERLKLRVEDAFLVGDSWWDVRAGRKLGIRTVLVRTGFARYNDFSKEGADVTVSSLLELEKRLESKAWTL from the coding sequence TTGAGGGGTGCAATATTCGACTGGGACGGAACTCTCGCCCAGATTGACGACCGCGAGTTCTACTGCATCAACCAAACCCTCACAATGCATCACTCAAAACCGATCGATCGCGAGTTTCTTGTCAAGAACTACTACCAGCGGGCTTACGAGATCGGTACGGGACCGCGTATGGTTCTGGAAACCGCTCTGTCGCGAGAAAGCGGTACGAGGATCGATGAGGCTTATGAGACATATCGACAACTGTTCAGGGACTCAGTGGACAAGGCGAGGCTTCAGAACGGTGCGCTGGAACTCTTGTCCTCTCTGAGAGCCCGCGGGTCCAAGCTTGGGATTGCCACGATGAGATTCACGAGGTCCACAGTAGCAGAAGAGCTGGGCCTGTTGAAAGTTGCCCCCCTAGTCGATGTGCTCTTTACTCGAGAGGATCTTGGCCCTGCAAGGGGACTGGAGTCGTTAGAGGAAGTCGTTGACAAAAGGAAACAGTTGGTGATGAGGGCGTTGGAAAGATTGAAGCTTCGTGTCGAGGATGCGTTTCTTGTGGGCGATTCTTGGTGGGATGTTAGAGCGGGAAGGAAGCTCGGAATACGGACCGTCTTAGTTCGAACGGGGTTCGCGCGCTATAACGACTTTTCGAAGGAGGGTGCCGACGTTACGGTCAGTTCTCTCCTTGAGCTAGAGAAGCGGTTAGAGTCGAAAGCCTGGACCCTATAG
- a CDS encoding NUDIX domain-containing protein, with product MAKQVFPEPTVGALIVDTNGKILLAKSHKWFDKYTLPGGHIEVGESMVDAVKREVREEVGLDVEVVEMLLVQEAILAPEFYKKKHFIFIDFYCKSKDQEVKLDQTEIQDYVWVYPGAAYNLKLDSFTRKTIDRYLNRGSRVSSPSSAL from the coding sequence ATGGCCAAGCAGGTATTTCCTGAACCAACGGTAGGGGCCCTCATCGTCGACACGAATGGCAAGATCCTGTTAGCGAAATCTCACAAGTGGTTCGACAAGTACACTCTCCCAGGTGGACATATCGAAGTTGGAGAGAGTATGGTTGATGCGGTGAAGAGGGAAGTCAGAGAGGAAGTTGGACTGGACGTGGAGGTGGTGGAGATGCTTCTGGTGCAAGAAGCCATTCTCGCGCCTGAGTTCTACAAGAAGAAACATTTCATCTTTATTGACTTTTACTGTAAATCCAAAGACCAAGAGGTCAAACTTGACCAGACGGAAATACAGGATTATGTCTGGGTCTATCCCGGCGCGGCCTACAATCTGAAACTAGACTCTTTCACTCGCAAGACAATTGACAGGTATCTCAACCGGGGTAGCCGTGTATCGTCCCCAAGTAGTGCTCTATAG
- a CDS encoding class II fumarate hydratase, with amino-acid sequence MVTVEEYRVESDTMGEVKVPNSAYYGAQTQRAVENFPISGVRLPKDFIRAMALIKLAAAKANMQLGLLDPKKGEAIVSAAKEVMDGSLYEQFVVDVFQTGSGTSTNMNANEVIANRAIELLGGKRGDKKVIHPNDHVNMCQSTNDVFPTAIHVSAAEAIGRKLIPALQSLAKALENKTVEFDGVVKAGRTHLQDAVPVTLGQEFSAYASMIRHGIRRAELARDTLLELPLGGTATGTGLNAHPKYAELAIREVNRLTAFNFKKAENIFESMQGKDACIEASGQLKTIAASLMKIANDFRLLNSGPRTGLAEIDMPATEPGSSIMPGKVNPVIPEAVNLVAAQVIGNDAAITVCGSLGQLELNIMMPVIAYDLLQSIEILANGSRVLSEKCVSGITADREKCYNYADRSLMIVTAITPHIGYDNAAKVAKKAVDENKSIREVILEENILPKEKLDEILDLKKMTKGGRA; translated from the coding sequence ATGGTAACGGTTGAGGAATATCGGGTTGAGAGTGATACAATGGGAGAGGTCAAGGTCCCGAACTCCGCGTATTACGGGGCTCAGACCCAGAGGGCTGTCGAAAACTTCCCGATCTCGGGAGTTCGGCTACCTAAAGATTTCATTCGGGCTATGGCTCTGATCAAACTGGCCGCAGCGAAGGCGAATATGCAGCTGGGACTCCTCGACCCGAAAAAGGGCGAGGCTATTGTCTCAGCCGCTAAGGAAGTAATGGACGGCTCACTCTATGAGCAGTTTGTAGTTGACGTCTTCCAGACCGGTAGCGGCACCTCGACCAACATGAACGCTAACGAAGTGATCGCAAATCGTGCAATCGAGCTTCTTGGTGGAAAACGCGGAGACAAGAAGGTCATTCACCCAAATGACCATGTGAACATGTGCCAATCGACCAACGACGTTTTCCCTACAGCCATTCACGTCTCCGCGGCGGAAGCGATCGGGAGAAAGCTAATTCCCGCGTTACAATCGCTCGCCAAAGCACTCGAGAACAAGACAGTCGAATTTGACGGTGTGGTAAAAGCTGGTCGAACTCACCTCCAAGATGCGGTACCTGTCACGCTCGGCCAGGAGTTCAGCGCTTATGCGAGTATGATACGACACGGTATCAGAAGGGCGGAACTTGCCCGAGACACCTTGCTAGAACTGCCACTTGGAGGAACCGCAACCGGTACAGGCCTGAATGCTCACCCCAAGTACGCAGAGCTAGCGATAAGAGAGGTTAACAGGCTCACTGCCTTCAACTTCAAGAAAGCCGAAAACATTTTCGAATCGATGCAGGGAAAAGACGCGTGCATCGAGGCGAGCGGGCAGCTGAAGACCATTGCTGCCAGTCTCATGAAAATCGCCAACGACTTCCGGCTACTCAACTCTGGACCCCGCACAGGGCTTGCGGAAATAGACATGCCAGCTACCGAGCCTGGATCGAGCATAATGCCGGGAAAAGTCAATCCGGTAATTCCTGAAGCTGTCAACCTGGTCGCGGCTCAGGTCATCGGAAACGATGCCGCCATCACCGTCTGCGGGTCGCTCGGACAACTGGAACTCAACATCATGATGCCTGTTATAGCCTATGACCTCCTCCAGTCAATAGAAATTCTAGCGAACGGTTCCAGGGTGCTATCTGAGAAGTGCGTCTCAGGAATAACGGCTGATCGTGAAAAATGCTACAACTATGCGGATAGAAGCCTGATGATTGTAACGGCGATAACACCGCATATCGGCTATGACAATGCGGCGAAGGTTGCTAAGAAGGCCGTAGATGAGAACAAGTCGATCCGAGAAGTGATTCTAGAGGAGAACATCCTCCCGAAAGAGAAACTTGACGAAATCCTAGATCTCAAGAAGATGACCAAGGGCGGAAGAGCATAA
- a CDS encoding fumarylacetoacetate hydrolase family protein, producing the protein MRLVRFQQKTGENRVGVLVDVNHIAEIAGAKASPEPLLDFLKDPKSESKAQLAAESVKKNLDRGKQNEKGVWSLDSVTVLPPIAHPTKIICMGGNFSDHLAEGSSSLPPFPISFLKAPTSLVGHRASVIYPRRVKLLDYEVELATVIGIKCKDIVREDALLYVAGFSVFNDISARDIQFAEMKRGFCNLGKNFDTFGPMGPCLVTPDQAGNPDSLGMELRVNGQVRQLSSTKNMVFKVRELVEFFSSMTLEPGDIITSGTPSGVAIYRKPDKEPYLLRPGDGIEAKIENLGRLQNTIVDASQA; encoded by the coding sequence GTGAGGCTAGTTAGGTTTCAGCAGAAAACGGGAGAGAACAGAGTCGGCGTCTTGGTAGACGTGAATCATATCGCCGAGATAGCTGGTGCGAAGGCCTCCCCTGAACCACTCCTCGATTTCCTTAAGGACCCCAAGTCGGAATCCAAAGCCCAACTAGCAGCAGAATCTGTAAAGAAGAATTTAGACCGAGGCAAACAGAACGAGAAAGGGGTATGGAGCCTCGACTCCGTTACAGTATTACCACCGATAGCGCACCCAACCAAGATCATCTGTATGGGCGGCAACTTCTCGGATCATCTCGCCGAGGGAAGCAGTTCGCTTCCACCCTTTCCAATATCCTTCCTCAAAGCACCCACATCACTTGTAGGCCATCGGGCATCTGTGATATATCCGAGAAGAGTCAAGCTTCTCGACTATGAGGTCGAACTTGCGACTGTCATCGGAATAAAGTGCAAGGATATTGTCAGAGAAGATGCCCTTCTGTATGTGGCAGGTTTCTCCGTGTTCAACGACATCAGTGCGAGGGATATTCAGTTTGCCGAGATGAAGCGCGGGTTCTGCAACCTCGGTAAGAACTTCGATACTTTCGGTCCAATGGGCCCCTGCCTAGTAACACCGGATCAGGCGGGAAACCCGGACAGCCTTGGAATGGAACTTCGGGTGAACGGTCAAGTCCGTCAGCTGTCGAGCACAAAGAACATGGTATTCAAAGTTCGAGAGCTGGTCGAGTTCTTCTCATCCATGACATTGGAGCCTGGTGACATCATAACATCCGGAACGCCATCGGGCGTCGCGATTTACAGGAAACCCGACAAAGAACCCTATCTCCTCAGACCAGGAGACGGGATAGAGGCGAAGATCGAAAACCTCGGACGCCTCCAGAATACGATAGTGGACGCATCGCAAGCCTAA
- a CDS encoding TATA-box-binding protein, translating into MSDKNRAFINIENVVASATLKQRIDLNAIVRVFPGVEYRPEQFPGLVYRLKKPKTATLIFSSGKMVCTGAKSERQARQAVLKVVDELKRDGIVILGRPEIMIQNIVASCGLGGHIDLEKAVYGLKKTMYEPEQFPGLIYRMDEPKVVILVFASGKLVCTGAKKEIQVHIAVNKLQETLEAKNLIRYEGPEKPRLPPLPTKAS; encoded by the coding sequence TTGTCCGATAAGAACAGGGCATTCATCAATATTGAAAACGTAGTCGCCTCCGCGACGCTGAAACAGAGAATAGACCTCAACGCAATTGTCCGCGTCTTCCCTGGGGTCGAATATCGCCCAGAACAATTTCCCGGCCTCGTCTACCGGTTAAAGAAGCCAAAAACTGCGACTCTAATTTTCAGCTCTGGAAAAATGGTATGCACCGGCGCAAAATCTGAACGCCAAGCGCGCCAAGCAGTATTGAAAGTCGTCGATGAACTGAAGAGAGATGGAATCGTGATCCTAGGTAGGCCGGAAATAATGATACAAAATATTGTCGCATCGTGCGGACTAGGAGGCCACATTGATCTGGAAAAAGCAGTTTACGGTTTGAAGAAAACCATGTATGAACCAGAACAATTTCCAGGTCTCATCTACAGAATGGATGAACCGAAAGTGGTGATTCTAGTATTCGCAAGTGGCAAACTAGTTTGCACGGGAGCAAAGAAAGAGATCCAGGTGCACATCGCAGTCAACAAGCTTCAAGAAACTCTGGAGGCGAAAAACCTGATCCGCTACGAAGGTCCCGAAAAACCTCGCCTTCCACCCCTGCCCACAAAAGCATCCTAG
- a CDS encoding Rieske 2Fe-2S domain-containing protein: protein MVERANHTLARFVKVAEKSELREGFGKVVSAEGRSIALFRVKDELFALANVCLHRGGPLGEGNLNGSVVTCPWHGWKFDVRTGSFTIIPTLKVTAYKVKEQDGSVMIEIP from the coding sequence TTGGTTGAGAGAGCGAATCACACTTTGGCTAGGTTCGTGAAGGTTGCAGAGAAGAGCGAGCTGCGTGAGGGATTCGGCAAGGTCGTAAGCGCCGAAGGAAGAAGCATAGCCCTGTTTCGAGTCAAAGACGAGCTTTTCGCGCTAGCAAATGTCTGCCTACACCGAGGAGGACCATTAGGAGAGGGGAATCTCAACGGCTCCGTGGTTACTTGCCCTTGGCATGGATGGAAGTTTGACGTTCGCACAGGCTCCTTCACAATCATTCCGACCTTGAAGGTCACAGCATACAAAGTCAAAGAACAAGATGGCTCAGTCATGATAGAAATCCCGTAA
- a CDS encoding M3 family oligoendopeptidase, with the protein MSFDYPHLPREYPRQFLPSKIDLTDLSKLNEIFADLQNRTIHSSSDLEKWLKDESELASALAEEQSIRYARMTCQTDDPAREKDYLLFIENVEPAGKIGFSQLDRKYLDTSARKSLPDEQYFVLDRKRENNVALFRQENVELEKEETKLAQTFQKTTGAMTVLYDGQERTMQQMGRFLEEPDRSVREKTWLLAESRRQQDKAALNQIYDQLIALRQKIAKNAGFDNYRDYIFRKKERFDYTPEDCLRYHKAVEEHIVPLIHKLDEERSQGLKVQTLRPWDLAVDPKGRPALRPFKTSSELIQGCIKVFDKVNPEFAAKLRRMTSLNLLDLDSRKGKAPGGYNMELPEVRLPFVFMNSVGRDGDVWTLLHESGHAFHVFAIRDKGFPYQYRSENVPLEIAEVASQAMEIIGGEHLEGTFYTKEDAARSKREHLASIIKLLAWIATIDSFQHWIYTNPRHTREEREEQWVKIRKRFGGAESWAGYEKFLRSQWQRQLHLFEVPFYYIEYGIAFMGALGIWTRYRKDPKAAISAYQRALALGGSKPLPELFKAADLPFDFGPRTIEPYARELHDVLVRS; encoded by the coding sequence TTGTCCTTCGATTACCCCCACCTTCCCCGTGAATACCCTCGCCAGTTTCTTCCCTCAAAAATAGACCTCACAGACCTCAGCAAACTAAACGAAATATTTGCCGATCTGCAGAACCGCACGATCCATTCCTCATCAGATCTTGAGAAATGGCTCAAAGACGAGTCCGAACTTGCATCGGCCCTAGCAGAAGAGCAATCCATTCGATACGCCAGAATGACGTGTCAAACCGATGACCCCGCCCGCGAGAAAGACTACCTACTCTTTATAGAAAACGTCGAACCCGCGGGCAAAATAGGATTCTCCCAGCTAGACCGCAAATATCTCGACACTTCAGCTCGGAAAAGCCTTCCAGACGAACAATACTTTGTCCTCGACAGGAAGAGGGAGAACAATGTCGCTCTCTTCCGACAAGAAAATGTAGAACTCGAAAAAGAAGAGACAAAGCTCGCTCAAACGTTTCAGAAAACCACCGGAGCGATGACCGTCCTCTACGATGGCCAAGAGAGGACAATGCAACAAATGGGCCGATTCTTGGAAGAACCCGACCGCAGCGTGCGAGAGAAAACATGGCTTCTCGCCGAGTCTCGCAGACAACAAGACAAAGCCGCCCTAAACCAGATCTATGACCAGCTAATTGCCCTGCGCCAAAAAATCGCGAAAAACGCAGGCTTTGACAACTACCGAGACTACATCTTTCGAAAGAAGGAACGATTCGATTACACGCCGGAGGACTGCCTCCGCTACCATAAGGCCGTGGAAGAACACATCGTCCCGCTAATTCACAAACTTGACGAAGAACGAAGTCAAGGATTGAAAGTCCAAACGCTACGCCCCTGGGACCTCGCGGTCGACCCCAAAGGACGCCCCGCACTTCGCCCCTTCAAAACCTCATCCGAACTAATTCAGGGATGCATCAAGGTGTTTGACAAGGTCAACCCCGAGTTCGCCGCCAAACTCAGAAGGATGACAAGCCTGAATCTCCTAGATCTTGACAGCAGGAAAGGAAAAGCGCCAGGCGGATACAACATGGAACTTCCAGAAGTCCGACTCCCCTTCGTATTCATGAACTCTGTGGGACGCGACGGGGATGTTTGGACACTACTACACGAATCAGGGCACGCATTTCACGTCTTCGCGATTCGAGACAAAGGATTCCCCTACCAGTACAGAAGCGAGAACGTACCACTAGAAATTGCAGAAGTGGCATCGCAAGCAATGGAGATCATCGGAGGAGAACACCTCGAAGGAACATTCTACACCAAAGAAGACGCAGCTCGCTCCAAAAGAGAACACCTAGCATCGATCATCAAACTACTTGCCTGGATCGCCACTATCGACTCCTTCCAGCACTGGATATACACTAATCCGAGACACACGCGCGAAGAACGAGAGGAACAATGGGTCAAGATAAGGAAAAGATTTGGCGGGGCAGAAAGCTGGGCTGGATATGAGAAATTCCTTCGATCTCAGTGGCAACGCCAACTACACCTCTTCGAGGTTCCGTTCTATTACATCGAGTATGGAATTGCGTTCATGGGCGCGCTTGGTATTTGGACGCGATACCGCAAAGACCCAAAAGCCGCCATCTCAGCCTACCAGAGAGCTCTCGCCTTAGGCGGGTCGAAACCCCTGCCCGAATTGTTCAAAGCTGCCGATTTGCCATTTGACTTCGGACCGAGAACAATAGAGCCCTATGCAAGAGAGCTACACGATGTTCTAGTGCGGAGCTGA
- a CDS encoding cupin domain-containing protein, whose amino-acid sequence MIVKHLSEIVPERVGDFRRWYLSKAEQGHQLAMRYVELTGIVTPHTHDVEETIFYIEGRGSARVGEKEVKVKPGTMIVIPPGTVHSSIREGFEPLRYLAIFVGNPDL is encoded by the coding sequence ATGATAGTGAAGCATCTTTCCGAAATTGTTCCAGAGAGGGTGGGCGACTTCAGACGATGGTATCTATCAAAGGCAGAGCAGGGTCATCAGCTCGCAATGCGCTATGTCGAACTCACTGGAATCGTTACTCCTCATACTCATGATGTTGAAGAGACAATCTTCTACATCGAGGGCAGAGGTTCGGCACGGGTCGGGGAGAAGGAGGTCAAGGTCAAGCCAGGAACAATGATAGTGATACCACCCGGGACAGTTCACAGCTCCATCCGAGAAGGGTTCGAACCCCTGCGCTATCTAGCCATTTTTGTAGGAAATCCAGACCTCTAG
- a CDS encoding alpha/beta family hydrolase produces the protein MRAPEGQLKIEQSKILTPKGDHLGIVYASSPSLGEGQTCLIIAHGAGGPMYSPFITFFHKALAEKGYLSVKFNFSYMEARRKIPDKRDVLESNYRQVIEQAKASKYRPKRIFVGGKSMGGRIASQVVASGMDVDGLFFLGYPLHRPGQPELLRDEHLYQIERPMLFISGTKDQFAKRELLDRVVSRLGDRAEIHWIEGGDHSFNTANGEEALVETYDEALETVDTWVKTRGI, from the coding sequence TTGAGAGCGCCAGAAGGTCAGCTCAAGATTGAGCAATCAAAGATTCTGACACCAAAGGGCGATCATCTGGGAATCGTATATGCTTCGTCTCCGAGCTTGGGAGAGGGTCAGACCTGCCTGATTATCGCCCACGGCGCAGGTGGACCGATGTACTCTCCGTTCATCACATTTTTCCACAAAGCGCTCGCCGAGAAGGGCTACCTGAGTGTGAAATTCAACTTTTCATACATGGAAGCCCGTCGAAAAATCCCCGACAAGAGGGACGTTCTAGAATCGAACTATCGGCAAGTGATAGAGCAGGCTAAGGCAAGCAAGTACCGCCCAAAGCGTATTTTCGTGGGAGGCAAGTCGATGGGAGGTCGCATTGCCTCGCAAGTTGTCGCCTCAGGGATGGATGTTGATGGGTTGTTCTTTCTAGGTTATCCCTTGCACCGACCTGGTCAACCGGAATTGCTCAGGGACGAGCACTTGTATCAGATCGAGAGGCCGATGCTCTTCATTTCCGGAACCAAGGACCAGTTTGCGAAGAGAGAATTGCTCGACCGAGTAGTATCGAGGCTGGGCGACAGGGCGGAGATTCATTGGATAGAAGGTGGTGACCACAGCTTCAACACGGCTAATGGAGAGGAGGCTCTTGTCGAAACCTACGACGAAGCGTTGGAGACCGTTGACACGTGGGTGAAGACCCGTGGCATCTAA
- a CDS encoding pyridoxamine 5'-phosphate oxidase family protein, with protein MKDAVSKVKFSEKEIQFLEQNELCRFATASKKGEPHVVPVSYVFHNGFPYIVTDYKTRKLKNLRENPHAAILVDTTGTQKLLLVSGPVSIIEKGDEYKKLYKIFHGKLDWVKRDPWKEGEAPFVRINPTFKAGWGLGS; from the coding sequence TTGAAGGACGCGGTTTCGAAAGTCAAGTTCTCGGAAAAGGAGATTCAGTTTCTAGAACAGAACGAGTTGTGCAGGTTCGCAACGGCTTCGAAGAAGGGCGAGCCTCACGTTGTACCTGTCTCCTACGTGTTTCACAATGGTTTCCCTTACATCGTGACCGACTATAAGACAAGAAAGCTCAAGAACCTACGCGAGAACCCTCACGCGGCTATTCTAGTGGACACAACCGGGACCCAGAAGCTGCTCCTGGTCAGTGGGCCTGTCTCGATAATCGAAAAAGGAGATGAATACAAGAAACTCTACAAAATCTTCCATGGAAAGCTAGACTGGGTGAAGCGCGATCCTTGGAAAGAAGGCGAGGCGCCCTTCGTCAGGATCAACCCGACCTTCAAAGCTGGATGGGGACTCGGTAGTTGA